The nucleotide sequence ATCCCTGCCTTCGTTTAGATTTTTACATGAGGCAACCCGTCTCGTTCGTTTAGATTCTTAAGAGAGGCAACATGGGGCTTGTTGTGTACATACAATAAAGTCCTAAGCCCGGTGTCCACTTGAAAGGTTGATGGCTGTGGAGAGATAATATGTAGCTATTGTTAGCTATGGGTGCGCGGGTTTTGGGGTTTAGTGGTCTTTGATGATGGACAATAGAGCTGACGTTTGGAGGCATAGGTTTGGATGAACTGGGCTTTGGGTAAGGTCATAGTTAACGCTCCCCTTGAGAAGCTTCCGATTGACCTATCATTCCCCGGGTGGGATGGTCGGGTTTTCTTGGAGATAGGTTTTGGCGACGGGGGATTTCTCGCTCACCTTGCGTCTAGGGAGAGCAGTGCGGCAGTGGTGGGCATGGAGGTTTGCCAGTGGTGTGTCACAAAGGCGGCCCGAAGGGTTCTTAGGTTGGGGCTTGATAACGTAAGAATTCTTAGGGGTGATGCCAGGTACTTGATAGGCCTTTGCTTTAAGAGGTCCAGCTTGGATGGGGTTATACTGAACTTCCCGTGTCCTTGGCCTAAGAAGAGACATGCGGAGAGGCGGGTTACAAGTCCTAGATTTGCTAAGCTTTTGTCCGAGTACTTAAAACCTGATGGCATCTTCTCGTTGGCTACGGATGTGGATTGGTATGCAATGGCTACGATGGACTTCTTTGGAGCCATGGAGGGCTTCTCGGTGGTTCAGCATCAGGTTAACCCCGTTAGAGGGTTCCTTACCAAGTACGAGAGGAAGTGGAAGGCCCAGGGAAGGGATACTTATTTGGTGGAGATCAGGTATGAAGGCGCTACCCGTCGTGGAACGCCCATGGAGGATCCTTTATATTCCGAGGAGGATTTTAATATGGAGATTGCTTTGGGGCAGCTGAGGGAAGAGGCTGCTATACATGATCTGGTTGAGG is from Thermanaerothrix sp. and encodes:
- the trmB gene encoding tRNA (guanosine(46)-N7)-methyltransferase TrmB, which gives rise to MNWALGKVIVNAPLEKLPIDLSFPGWDGRVFLEIGFGDGGFLAHLASRESSAAVVGMEVCQWCVTKAARRVLRLGLDNVRILRGDARYLIGLCFKRSSLDGVILNFPCPWPKKRHAERRVTSPRFAKLLSEYLKPDGIFSLATDVDWYAMATMDFFGAMEGFSVVQHQVNPVRGFLTKYERKWKAQGRDTYLVEIRYEGATRRGTPMEDPLYSEEDFNMEIALGQLREEAAIHDLVEALRDKKGGKDGHMFVFRDIFRGGDGVVLVSTITVDDGFEQHFYIRFYPKGKGYGVKLDPVGHPYRTPAVRMALKEAAGVLER